From the genome of Bacteroides sp. MSB163, one region includes:
- a CDS encoding DEAD/DEAH box helicase: MKFSELQLNDQVLDALEAMRFDECTPIQEKSIPVILEGRDLIAVAQTGTGKTAAYLLPVLNKLSEGGHPEDAINCIVMSPTRELAQQIDQQMEGFSYFMPVSSVAVYGGNDGILFEQQKKGLMLGADVVIATPGRLIAHLSLGYVDLSRVSYFILDEADRMLDMGFFDDIMQIVKYLPKERQTIMFSATMPAKIQQLANTILNNPAEVKLAVSRPADKIVQAAYVCYENQKLGIIRSLFAEQTPERVIIFASSKLKVKEVTKALKMMKLNVGEMHSDLEQAQREEVMHEFKAGRINILVATDIVARGIDIDDIRLVINYDVPHDSEDYVHRIGRTARANNDGVALTFVNEKEQSNFKQIENFLERDIYKIPVPEELGESPEYKPRSYDGRGKRNFRAKGRNTNKGSGNAPKKRDASKGRSNAPRKSANPSGKSNK; this comes from the coding sequence ATGAAGTTTTCCGAACTACAACTGAATGATCAGGTACTTGATGCACTGGAAGCCATGCGCTTCGATGAGTGCACACCTATACAAGAGAAATCCATTCCCGTTATACTTGAAGGCAGAGATTTAATAGCCGTGGCACAGACCGGAACCGGTAAGACGGCTGCCTATCTGTTGCCTGTACTGAATAAACTTTCCGAAGGTGGACATCCTGAAGATGCTATAAACTGTATTGTTATGTCTCCCACACGAGAATTGGCGCAACAAATAGATCAGCAGATGGAAGGTTTTTCCTACTTCATGCCTGTCAGCAGTGTGGCAGTTTATGGTGGTAACGATGGGATACTCTTTGAACAGCAAAAGAAGGGGCTAATGTTGGGAGCCGATGTTGTTATAGCTACTCCGGGACGTTTGATAGCTCATCTGAGTTTGGGATATGTAGATCTTTCCCGTGTTTCCTATTTCATTCTTGACGAAGCCGACCGCATGCTCGATATGGGTTTCTTCGATGACATCATGCAGATTGTGAAGTATTTGCCTAAAGAACGGCAAACCATCATGTTTTCTGCTACCATGCCTGCAAAAATACAACAACTTGCCAACACCATTCTCAATAATCCCGCTGAAGTCAAACTTGCCGTTTCACGCCCTGCTGATAAAATTGTGCAAGCCGCCTATGTTTGCTATGAAAATCAGAAGTTGGGTATAATTCGCAGTCTCTTTGCTGAACAAACACCGGAGCGTGTCATTATCTTCGCATCATCCAAGTTGAAAGTAAAGGAAGTGACAAAGGCCTTGAAAATGATGAAGCTGAATGTAGGCGAAATGCATTCTGACCTGGAACAGGCACAGCGTGAAGAAGTGATGCATGAGTTTAAGGCAGGCCGTATAAACATTCTGGTTGCCACTGACATCGTGGCTCGTGGTATTGACATTGATGATATTCGTCTTGTGATTAACTATGATGTTCCGCATGACAGTGAAGACTATGTTCATCGTATTGGTCGTACGGCGCGTGCTAATAACGATGGTGTTGCTCTAACCTTTGTAAATGAAAAGGAACAAAGTAACTTCAAGCAGATAGAAAATTTCCTGGAAAGAGATATTTATAAAATACCTGTACCTGAAGAATTAGGCGAGTCACCCGAATACAAACCACGTAGTTATGACGGAAGGGGCAAACGTAACTTCCGTGCTAAAGGACGAAATACCAATAAAGGTAGTGGAAATGCTCCGAAGAAAAGAGATGCTTCAAAAGGAAGAAGTAATGCTCCGAGAAAAAGTGCTAATCCTTCAGGAAAAAGCAACAAATAA
- a CDS encoding DUF4738 domain-containing protein — protein sequence MIKWGTISMVLVVVLVSSCSSTKNGENSDREDLTAKELLQGVWLDDETDMPLMRISGDTIYYADPQNAPVYFKVLRDTIYLRGNTLTAYKIDRQTEYSFWFHSLSDDIVKLYKSDNPEDTLAFSTQEVEVIPSTSEVIKKDSVVMYKGTRYRGYVYINPSKMKVIKTVYSDEGIGVDNVYYDNVIHICVYEGKNLLYGKDITKKVFATIFPEEVLNQTILSDMNFISVDGKGYHYEAMLRIPESSVYHLVSLTIGPDKQLHIKMVE from the coding sequence ATGATAAAGTGGGGTACTATTTCTATGGTGCTCGTTGTTGTGCTTGTATCATCCTGTAGCAGTACTAAAAATGGGGAAAATTCCGACAGGGAAGACTTAACCGCTAAAGAATTGCTGCAAGGTGTCTGGCTGGACGATGAGACGGATATGCCGTTAATGCGTATTAGCGGTGATACGATCTATTATGCTGACCCACAAAATGCACCTGTTTACTTCAAGGTACTTCGTGATACGATTTATTTACGCGGAAATACCCTTACAGCTTATAAAATAGACCGTCAAACGGAATATAGCTTTTGGTTTCATTCTCTATCTGATGATATCGTAAAGCTATATAAGTCCGATAATCCGGAAGACACTCTGGCATTCTCCACTCAGGAAGTGGAAGTTATCCCCAGCACTTCAGAAGTAATCAAAAAAGATAGTGTGGTTATGTATAAAGGAACGCGTTATCGGGGCTATGTCTATATCAATCCTTCTAAGATGAAAGTAATAAAAACAGTATATTCTGATGAAGGTATAGGTGTGGACAATGTATACTATGACAACGTGATACATATCTGTGTATATGAAGGCAAGAACTTACTGTATGGCAAGGATATTACTAAAAAAGTTTTCGCAACTATTTTCCCGGAGGAAGTATTAAATCAGACCATTCTTTCTGACATGAATTTTATAAGTGTGGATGGAAAAGGCTATCATTATGAAGCCATGCTCCGTATTCCGGAAAGTTCCGTTTATCACCTCGTAAGCCTGACTATCGGTCCTGATAAACAATTACATATAAAAATGGTGGAGTAA
- a CDS encoding UDP-glucose dehydrogenase family protein, translated as MKIAIVGTGYVGLVTGTCFAEIGVSVICVDTNSEKIEALKKGVIPIYESGLEEMVNRNVKAGRLHFTTSLESCLNEVDVVFSAVGTPPDEDGSADLSYVLEVARTIGRNMQKYILVVTKSTVPVGTAKKVRAAIQEELDKRGVSIQFDVASNPEFLKEGNAINDFMSPDRVVVGVESERAKKLMSKLYKPFLLNNFRVIFMDIPSAEMTKYAANSMLATRISFMNDIANLCELVGADVNMVRSGIGSDTRIGRKFLYPGIGYGGSCFPKDVKALIKTAEQNGYQMRVLHAVEEVNELQKSILFDKLCKHFNNELKGKTIALWGLAFKPETDDMREAPSLVLIDKLLKAGCKVRAYDSAAMDECRRRIGESIYYAKDMYDAVLDADALMLVTEWKEFRLPSWAVIKKTMEKPVVLDGRNIYDKKEMEEQGFTYHCIGH; from the coding sequence ATGAAGATAGCCATCGTCGGTACAGGATATGTCGGTTTAGTGACCGGAACCTGTTTTGCAGAAATCGGTGTCAGCGTTATTTGCGTAGACACGAACAGTGAAAAAATTGAAGCACTGAAAAAAGGTGTTATTCCTATCTATGAAAGTGGTCTGGAAGAAATGGTGAACCGAAATGTAAAAGCCGGTCGCCTACATTTCACTACTTCATTGGAAAGCTGCCTGAATGAGGTAGACGTTGTTTTCAGTGCCGTTGGTACGCCTCCTGACGAAGATGGAAGTGCTGACCTCAGTTATGTGCTTGAAGTTGCCCGTACCATTGGTAGAAACATGCAGAAGTACATATTGGTAGTCACAAAGAGTACGGTTCCTGTAGGTACTGCAAAGAAAGTACGTGCCGCTATCCAGGAGGAACTGGATAAACGAGGTGTTAGTATTCAATTTGATGTAGCCTCTAATCCCGAATTCCTGAAAGAAGGAAATGCTATCAATGATTTTATGAGCCCGGACCGTGTAGTAGTGGGAGTGGAGTCCGAACGTGCAAAGAAATTGATGAGTAAGCTTTATAAACCATTCTTGCTGAACAATTTCCGTGTAATATTTATGGATATCCCGTCTGCTGAAATGACGAAGTATGCAGCTAACTCAATGCTGGCTACCCGTATTAGTTTTATGAATGATATCGCTAATCTTTGTGAACTGGTAGGGGCAGATGTCAATATGGTACGCAGTGGCATCGGTTCGGATACCCGAATCGGGCGTAAGTTCCTTTATCCGGGTATTGGTTATGGTGGTTCGTGCTTTCCAAAAGATGTAAAAGCACTCATCAAAACCGCTGAACAAAATGGCTATCAGATGCGTGTGCTCCATGCTGTAGAAGAAGTCAATGAACTACAGAAAAGCATTCTTTTCGACAAACTTTGCAAGCACTTCAACAACGAACTGAAAGGTAAGACAATTGCCTTATGGGGACTGGCTTTCAAACCGGAGACGGATGATATGCGCGAAGCCCCTTCATTGGTGTTAATAGACAAACTGCTGAAAGCCGGATGCAAAGTGCGGGCTTACGACTCCGCTGCAATGGACGAATGTCGCCGTCGGATAGGTGAGAGCATTTATTATGCCAAAGATATGTATGATGCTGTACTTGATGCTGATGCTTTAATGCTGGTTACCGAATGGAAAGAATTCCGTTTACCATCCTGGGCAGTTATCAAGAAAACCATGGAGAAACCTGTGGTGTTGGACGGGCGTAATATCTATGACAAGAAAGAAATGGAAGAGCAAGGATTTACCTATCATTGCATCGGACATTAA
- the rfbC gene encoding dTDP-4-dehydrorhamnose 3,5-epimerase → MNYIQTEIDGVWLIEPKVLRDERGYFMEAFKEEEFKMHIGDVHFIQDNESKSSFGVLRGLHYQKGEYCQSKLVRVIKGKVLDVAVDLRQSSPTFGKYVSAELSEENQRQFFIPRGFAHGFLVLSEEAIFIYKVDNAYAPQAEASIRFNDETIGIEWPIAEEQLLLSPKDKTAPSFRDATYFE, encoded by the coding sequence ATGAATTACATACAAACGGAAATTGATGGTGTATGGCTGATCGAACCGAAAGTTCTTCGTGACGAGCGTGGCTATTTTATGGAAGCCTTTAAAGAAGAGGAATTCAAAATGCATATCGGTGATGTGCACTTTATTCAGGACAATGAATCAAAGTCTTCCTTCGGTGTATTACGTGGATTACATTATCAAAAAGGAGAATATTGTCAGTCCAAACTGGTACGTGTTATAAAAGGAAAAGTACTGGATGTGGCAGTGGATTTGCGCCAATCATCACCAACTTTCGGTAAATATGTCTCTGCAGAACTGAGTGAGGAAAATCAACGGCAATTTTTCATTCCCCGTGGCTTCGCACATGGTTTCCTTGTCCTGAGCGAGGAAGCTATCTTTATTTATAAAGTGGACAATGCGTATGCCCCACAAGCAGAAGCATCCATTCGTTTCAATGATGAAACCATAGGAATTGAGTGGCCTATAGCAGAAGAACAGCTTTTACTATCTCCTAAAGATAAAACAGCTCCATCCTTCCGGGATGCGACATATTTTGAATAA
- a CDS encoding capsule assembly Wzi family protein, translated as MRITCHMLTILFCFSVSSVMTAQSVLKHQNISSFIEYGASVHTGDNTPLWQVSNQHGLSSIDNNTYLRGGAFYTDTIRQWRLEGGLDMAVASGFTSTFILQQAYADIRYKWLGILIGSKEIDSPLLNQQLSSGGLTWSGNARPIPQAWIGLPEYVQVLPRLALKAEMSYGWFTDNKYQRKQVGEDYWYTKSIKYHHKSGFLRIGVPQGKWQLDLGMSLDVQFGGYKSAGMDAGDLGNSWKDYFKVFIPSRGDDSSPEGEQIAYQGNFMGSEHIRMTYRHEDFSISAYLENYYDDFSGMGKLNGFDGLWGIEYKSNHKQAINGFVLEYYQTTNQSGPMHGVDFTVVEKTGGADDYYNNEWYPGWVHWGMTMANPLIASPIYNKDGDMSFKYNRIRALHLGWSGDISNEWTYLAKLSYNKTWGTPFKPIPNILENFSTFASVFYTPHTWKGWRFNVSVAFDIGEIYGDNLGCQLKVQKTF; from the coding sequence ATGCGTATAACCTGCCACATGCTTACAATCCTGTTTTGTTTTTCTGTTTCGTCAGTAATGACAGCGCAAAGCGTACTGAAGCATCAAAACATTTCATCTTTCATTGAATATGGAGCATCTGTCCATACCGGTGACAACACTCCTTTGTGGCAGGTCAGCAATCAACATGGATTATCCTCTATTGACAATAACACTTATCTAAGAGGTGGGGCTTTTTATACAGATACAATTCGCCAGTGGAGGTTGGAAGGAGGACTGGACATGGCGGTTGCATCCGGTTTTACATCCACTTTTATATTACAACAGGCTTATGCTGATATACGATATAAATGGTTGGGGATACTCATTGGTAGTAAAGAGATTGACTCACCTTTATTAAATCAGCAATTAAGTAGTGGAGGACTAACCTGGTCGGGTAATGCAAGGCCTATTCCGCAAGCATGGATAGGGCTTCCTGAATATGTGCAAGTATTACCACGCCTCGCCTTAAAAGCTGAAATGTCGTACGGATGGTTTACTGATAATAAATATCAGAGAAAGCAGGTAGGAGAGGATTATTGGTATACTAAAAGCATCAAATATCACCATAAAAGCGGATTCTTACGCATTGGAGTTCCACAGGGTAAGTGGCAACTGGACCTGGGTATGAGCTTGGATGTACAGTTTGGCGGTTATAAAAGTGCCGGAATGGATGCAGGAGATTTAGGAAATAGTTGGAAAGATTATTTCAAGGTATTTATTCCCAGTCGTGGAGATGACAGTAGTCCTGAAGGAGAGCAAATTGCCTATCAAGGTAATTTTATGGGTAGCGAACATATCCGGATGACTTATCGACATGAAGATTTTTCTATCAGCGCTTATCTGGAGAATTATTACGATGATTTCAGTGGAATGGGAAAACTCAACGGATTTGATGGGTTATGGGGGATCGAATACAAATCGAACCATAAACAGGCTATCAACGGTTTTGTACTGGAATACTATCAGACTACTAACCAGAGCGGTCCAATGCATGGAGTGGATTTCACCGTAGTAGAGAAAACGGGAGGTGCCGACGATTATTATAACAACGAGTGGTATCCCGGCTGGGTACACTGGGGAATGACTATGGCTAACCCATTGATCGCTTCTCCCATTTATAACAAAGACGGTGACATGAGTTTCAAATACAACCGCATCCGAGCCTTACATTTAGGTTGGAGCGGAGACATCAGCAACGAATGGACATACCTCGCAAAACTATCATATAATAAAACTTGGGGAACTCCTTTCAAACCTATACCCAATATATTAGAAAATTTTTCTACTTTTGCATCAGTTTTCTATACTCCCCATACATGGAAAGGATGGCGGTTCAATGTATCCGTCGCTTTCGATATAGGAGAGATATATGGTGACAATTTAGGTTGCCAGTTGAAAGTACAAAAAACATTCTGA
- a CDS encoding exopolysaccharide biosynthesis polyprenyl glycosylphosphotransferase: MNTPSSIYNFPLKRKSNRILKRTLDIVLSLIVLTTIYPVAYIIIGCCIKIKMPGKIIFTQKRNGLYGKVFTCYKFRSMLPNGEADTQQAYNEDPRITPLGHFLRITSLDELPQFWNVLKGDMSIVGPRPHMLIHTEQYCDIIPEYNKRLRVKPGITGWAQIHNLRGETEKLDKMKKRVEYDIWYIEHWSFSLDLKIMFNTVKIIFR, from the coding sequence ATGAATACACCATCTTCAATATATAATTTTCCGTTGAAACGGAAAAGCAACCGTATACTCAAACGAACACTTGACATAGTGTTATCATTGATAGTCTTGACTACGATATATCCAGTGGCATATATCATCATCGGGTGTTGCATCAAAATAAAGATGCCGGGTAAGATTATATTTACTCAAAAGCGCAACGGCTTATATGGGAAGGTATTTACATGTTATAAGTTTCGCTCCATGCTGCCCAATGGTGAAGCCGATACACAACAAGCCTACAATGAAGATCCACGTATTACTCCATTAGGACATTTCCTGCGTATCACCAGTCTTGATGAATTACCACAATTCTGGAATGTGCTTAAAGGAGACATGTCCATAGTTGGTCCACGTCCTCATATGCTGATACATACCGAGCAATATTGTGATATCATTCCTGAATACAATAAAAGACTTAGAGTAAAACCGGGCATCACGGGATGGGCACAGATACACAACCTGCGCGGTGAAACGGAGAAGCTGGATAAAATGAAGAAAAGAGTAGAATATGATATATGGTATATCGAACATTGGTCGTTCTCGTTAGACCTGAAAATCATGTTCAACACAGTGAAAATTATATTCCGATAA
- a CDS encoding glycosyltransferase family 4 protein: MKIVVTGTRGIPDIQGGVETHCEELYPLIADKQHEIIVIRRPYYAVDRSVIVYKQVIIKDIKVLRNKHLEAFIHTFLAVLYARKVKADIVHIHAVGPALMTPLVRLLGMKAVITHHGPDYDRDKWGKFAKWILRMGEKTGMYYANHIIVISEHIRRMIQQKYPDKKNITLIHNGINPVSPTRSTEYLQSLDLTEYGYILAVGRLVKEKGFDKLIEAFKQLSPVSVKLVIAGDADYQDEYTQKLKEMCKGQKNIRLVGFIKGEKLAQLYTYARIFVLPSTHEGLPIALLEAMSYNCPVLASDIPANKEIGLPEECYFKSGDLSCLQQALKKQLENAQTERVSYNLSAYNWPNIAGQTKEIYNSLIL; encoded by the coding sequence ATGAAGATTGTAGTAACAGGGACCAGAGGCATTCCCGATATACAGGGAGGGGTAGAAACGCATTGCGAAGAGCTCTATCCATTAATTGCAGACAAGCAGCATGAAATTATTGTTATCCGCCGTCCCTATTATGCAGTGGATCGTTCTGTAATAGTATATAAGCAAGTTATTATAAAAGACATAAAAGTGCTGCGCAACAAGCATTTGGAAGCTTTCATACACACTTTTCTGGCTGTGCTGTATGCACGCAAAGTAAAAGCTGATATTGTACATATTCATGCGGTAGGTCCGGCATTAATGACCCCTTTAGTACGGCTATTAGGTATGAAAGCAGTAATCACCCATCATGGTCCTGATTATGATCGTGATAAATGGGGGAAGTTTGCCAAATGGATACTTCGTATGGGAGAAAAAACAGGAATGTACTACGCTAATCATATCATAGTTATTTCTGAACATATCAGACGAATGATTCAACAGAAATATCCGGATAAGAAAAATATAACACTGATTCACAATGGAATAAATCCTGTATCTCCTACACGTAGCACTGAATATCTTCAAAGCCTGGATTTGACAGAATATGGTTATATTTTAGCAGTAGGGCGTCTTGTGAAAGAGAAAGGCTTTGATAAACTAATTGAAGCATTCAAACAATTATCTCCGGTATCTGTAAAATTAGTGATAGCCGGGGATGCTGATTATCAGGATGAATATACTCAGAAGTTAAAAGAAATGTGTAAAGGGCAGAAGAACATACGCCTGGTAGGCTTTATCAAAGGAGAAAAACTTGCACAATTATATACATACGCACGGATATTTGTATTACCTTCCACGCATGAAGGATTGCCTATCGCACTACTTGAAGCTATGAGTTATAATTGTCCGGTACTGGCAAGTGATATTCCAGCTAATAAGGAAATAGGATTACCGGAGGAATGTTACTTCAAAAGTGGAGATTTATCCTGTTTGCAACAGGCTCTGAAGAAACAATTGGAAAATGCTCAGACTGAACGGGTTTCTTACAACTTGTCTGCATATAACTGGCCCAATATAGCCGGACAGACCAAAGAAATATATAATTCTCTAATATTATAA
- a CDS encoding radical SAM/SPASM domain-containing protein, translated as MKSAINSPTDMCIIVTYRCPMQCQMCNIWQNPTDKNKEITPAEIEKLPKVKFINITGGEPFIREDLEEIVKVAFHKSPRVVISTSGWFEERIIRLAEKFPKIGIRISIEGLSQKNDELRGRQGGFDKGLRTLLLLKEMGVKDIGFGITVSNSNSADMLSLYRLSRSLEMEFATAALHNSYYFHKTDNVITNQTEVCGNFSKLIEWQLKEKHPKSWFRAYFNWGLINYIKGKPRLLPCEAGLVNFFVDPYGDIYPCNGMESKYRKESMGNIRTMTSFEELWRSEQAERVRLQVRECPKNCWMVGTAAPVMKKYIATPMRWVLHQKIQSILGHPIILNDKQT; from the coding sequence ATGAAATCCGCTATAAATTCCCCCACTGACATGTGTATCATTGTTACATATCGCTGCCCGATGCAGTGCCAAATGTGTAATATATGGCAAAATCCCACAGATAAAAATAAAGAAATCACTCCGGCAGAAATTGAAAAACTACCGAAAGTGAAGTTCATAAATATTACAGGAGGAGAACCTTTTATCCGGGAGGATCTGGAAGAAATTGTAAAAGTAGCATTCCATAAGTCTCCTCGTGTTGTTATTTCAACTTCAGGATGGTTTGAAGAACGTATTATCCGTTTAGCTGAAAAGTTTCCTAAAATAGGGATACGTATTAGTATTGAAGGATTATCTCAAAAGAATGATGAACTTCGAGGAAGGCAAGGCGGGTTCGATAAGGGACTTCGCACCCTGTTACTACTCAAAGAAATGGGAGTAAAGGATATCGGTTTCGGAATTACTGTTTCCAACTCCAATTCAGCTGATATGCTTTCTTTATACCGCTTATCTCGTTCGCTGGAAATGGAATTTGCAACTGCAGCCTTACATAATTCATATTACTTTCATAAAACAGATAATGTGATTACCAATCAAACAGAAGTCTGTGGTAATTTTAGTAAATTAATAGAATGGCAACTAAAAGAAAAACATCCGAAATCCTGGTTTCGTGCATATTTTAACTGGGGACTAATTAATTATATCAAAGGAAAACCTCGTTTGCTTCCTTGTGAAGCTGGTTTAGTTAATTTCTTTGTAGATCCTTATGGGGACATTTATCCCTGTAATGGCATGGAAAGTAAATACCGGAAAGAAAGTATGGGAAACATCCGTACTATGACTTCCTTTGAAGAGTTGTGGAGAAGCGAACAAGCCGAACGTGTCAGACTCCAAGTGCGTGAATGCCCTAAAAATTGCTGGATGGTAGGAACAGCTGCTCCGGTCATGAAAAAATATATAGCTACTCCAATGCGGTGGGTGTTGCATCAAAAGATACAATCCATACTGGGACATCCCATAATACTAAACGATAAACAAACATGA
- a CDS encoding glycosyltransferase — protein MRILIVNKFLYLRGGDCTHSLNLKQLLRNAGHDVCFYAMSYSQNIVCEENKYFAEEISFSAKDLQGKIKAANRIIWGIGVAQNFKKLLDEFQPDVVHLNNIHSYLSPIVAKLAYQRGVKVIWTLHDYKLICPSYSCLCKGNTCEACFTDKKHVVLRKCMKNSFPASILAWGEAMNWNKNKLSLWTNSFICPSQFMAEKMQQGGYPASKLQVISNFIGEEQVQYIINTPNPIREEAYAYIGRLSQEKGVESLLKAASRLPYKLYIAGSGPLEAGLKKKYTANNIIFLGHLGIMDTIELLKKISFTVIPAIWYENNPLSVIESLCCGTPVLGRNIGGIPELIETSSFNRLFTQDEELPSLITKMFNTVVSANRDELSTAALQRFSGEHYYQKWLEIVGKE, from the coding sequence ATGAGAATTCTCATTGTAAATAAGTTCCTATACCTTCGGGGAGGTGACTGCACCCACTCCCTAAATTTAAAGCAATTATTACGTAATGCAGGCCATGACGTGTGTTTCTACGCAATGAGTTATTCACAAAATATAGTATGTGAGGAAAATAAATATTTTGCCGAAGAGATAAGTTTCTCTGCGAAGGATCTACAAGGAAAAATAAAAGCTGCCAACCGCATTATATGGGGGATAGGAGTAGCGCAAAACTTCAAAAAACTTTTAGATGAATTTCAGCCTGACGTTGTGCACCTGAATAATATTCATTCGTATCTTTCACCTATAGTTGCGAAACTGGCATATCAAAGAGGAGTCAAAGTAATCTGGACACTCCATGACTATAAACTGATCTGTCCTTCATACAGCTGTCTTTGCAAGGGAAATACCTGTGAAGCATGTTTTACGGATAAAAAGCACGTAGTACTCCGTAAATGCATGAAGAACAGTTTTCCGGCAAGCATATTGGCTTGGGGGGAAGCCATGAACTGGAATAAGAATAAGCTTTCATTATGGACAAATAGTTTTATCTGTCCTAGTCAGTTCATGGCGGAAAAAATGCAGCAAGGAGGATATCCGGCCAGTAAACTACAGGTCATTAGTAACTTCATTGGAGAAGAACAAGTGCAATATATAATAAATACCCCCAACCCCATACGGGAAGAAGCATACGCATATATAGGACGACTTTCACAAGAAAAAGGTGTTGAGTCACTTTTAAAGGCTGCTTCTCGTTTACCTTATAAACTATATATTGCCGGCAGCGGACCTTTAGAAGCTGGTTTGAAGAAAAAATATACTGCAAATAACATAATCTTTCTTGGACATTTGGGAATAATGGATACTATTGAATTACTCAAAAAAATATCATTTACTGTCATTCCTGCTATTTGGTATGAAAATAACCCACTAAGTGTAATAGAATCCTTATGTTGTGGTACTCCTGTGTTAGGGCGAAATATTGGCGGCATACCGGAATTAATAGAAACCAGCAGCTTTAATCGCCTCTTCACTCAAGACGAAGAATTACCTTCACTAATTACTAAAATGTTCAATACCGTTGTTTCTGCCAATAGAGATGAATTATCCACCGCGGCCTTGCAACGCTTCTCCGGTGAGCATTATTATCAAAAGTGGCTTGAAATAGTAGGAAAGGAATGA
- a CDS encoding glycosyltransferase, whose translation MIIKLGIEFVNQGHEVTLVAAEDYKPTNQQDFPIEIVYFRSMLPKLFLPTVLPFHPQLIHFIKKHKGQFDMIISSEIFSFNSLFAACLVPDKTLIWQESGNHNRKFFRLPSLIWYHLVARAFMRKVRVIPRSLIAGKFTKQFGLNVFSNFIDHGVDGKVFHFQKEKKASFIVIAHLDRDKDVISIIISYKKFIERYSDRQYSLYIIGEGEESENLKDYVQSNQLSNQVLFLGRIPQRELSKYLSESVCLLCNSRKELNMLSIGEAIVAGTPVLTNTVPYSHEWITQNKLGIAKDNWTEEDMYEIVMNNRYYVDNCSRYSSQLLLSELPNKFIKQFNIK comes from the coding sequence ATGATTATAAAACTGGGGATAGAGTTTGTTAATCAGGGACATGAGGTGACTTTAGTAGCTGCGGAAGATTATAAGCCAACTAATCAGCAGGATTTTCCCATAGAAATAGTTTATTTCCGTTCCATGCTGCCTAAATTGTTCCTGCCGACTGTACTGCCTTTTCATCCGCAACTGATTCACTTCATCAAGAAACACAAAGGACAGTTTGACATGATTATCAGCAGCGAAATTTTTTCGTTTAATTCTTTATTTGCTGCATGCTTAGTACCTGATAAAACTCTTATATGGCAAGAATCAGGCAATCATAATCGAAAATTCTTCAGATTGCCATCTTTGATATGGTATCACCTTGTAGCACGCGCATTTATGCGCAAGGTAAGAGTCATACCCCGTTCTCTTATAGCAGGAAAGTTCACAAAACAGTTTGGTTTGAATGTTTTTTCTAATTTTATAGATCACGGTGTAGATGGAAAAGTTTTTCATTTCCAAAAAGAAAAGAAAGCTTCATTTATTGTTATAGCCCATTTGGATAGAGATAAGGATGTAATATCTATTATCATCTCCTATAAGAAATTCATAGAACGATATTCTGACAGACAGTATTCATTATACATTATCGGAGAAGGGGAGGAATCAGAGAATCTGAAAGACTATGTCCAAAGTAACCAACTGAGTAATCAAGTTCTCTTTTTGGGAAGAATCCCGCAAAGGGAATTGAGTAAATATCTAAGCGAATCTGTTTGTTTACTTTGCAATTCCAGAAAAGAACTAAATATGTTGTCGATAGGAGAAGCTATAGTAGCAGGAACTCCAGTACTTACAAATACGGTTCCGTATAGCCATGAATGGATAACACAGAATAAGTTAGGAATAGCTAAAGATAATTGGACAGAAGAAGATATGTATGAAATAGTGATGAATAATAGGTATTATGTGGATAATTGCTCACGCTATTCTTCACAACTCTTATTATCGGAACTTCCCAACAAATTCATAAAACAATTCAATATAAAATAA